One genomic region from Dermacentor albipictus isolate Rhodes 1998 colony unplaced genomic scaffold, USDA_Dalb.pri_finalv2 scaffold_13, whole genome shotgun sequence encodes:
- the LOC139051683 gene encoding tigger transposable element-derived protein 4-like, producing the protein MPKYKTLTLQQKFCLIQEPGKNTCSKAELAERHNVLLWTLSTILKNNLKVLEAYSKTYSSKRSRVRAPTYQDDEDVKSALLCWLQKANAAHLPVSGTILREEADLTLQLGHEEFKCSNGWLSHFKECNN; encoded by the coding sequence ATGCCAAAGTATAAGACTTTAACGCTGCAGCAGAAGTTCTGCTTGATCCAAGAACCGGGTAAGAACACATGTTCCAAGGCCGAATTGGCTGAAAGGCACAACGTGCTCCTCTGGACGTTGTCCACAATATTGAAGAACAACTTGAAGGTACTGGAGGCCTACAGCAAGACATATTCCTCGAAGCGGTCGCGGGTACGGGCTCCCACGTACCAAGACGATGAAGATGTGAAATCAGCTTTACTTTGCTGGCTGCAGAAAGCAAATGCAGCCCACCTTCCCGTCAGTGGAACGATACTGCGGGAGGAGGCCGACTTGACTCTACAACTTGGGCACGAAGAGTTCAAGTGTAGCAACGGATGGTTGAGCCATTTTAAAGAGTGCAATAATTGA